A genomic segment from Candidatus Hydrogenedentota bacterium encodes:
- a CDS encoding ATPase, T2SS/T4P/T4SS family produces the protein MSTEEKVARAGEELVKRDVITREELVEAREREAATGTPWYRQLLQMRKTSFGMLEEIFLREFHPKSVREEHSRLGDTLVAMKIISQEQLAEALSEQNRNGRLLGNILLEKGTVTRETITRALAKQSGLEYAELAATPSDPEALECVPENMARRNSMLPVRLEGDKLTVLIPHPQTRDALASVGVLLGKRIYPILTSSDDLRSEITKRYHEAKLRIGRSHQPAPAAGQEIKPKETLSKEAKTMETQKSSDKARFEEIAREASGVPVIKLVTTIIEGAVNSGATDVHLDPQEPEMRVRYRIDGVLHDVMSIPADVQNAVVSRIKIMSDMDITETRHPQDGHISMEIADSEYDIRVATLPTYLGERVVLRLLDQSAVLAGIKDLGLDSEDERKLTALIKQPYGMILVTGPTGSGKTTTLYAALNQKNVMTDSIVTLEDPVEYQLSGINQVQIDADIDLTFANTLRAALRQDIDVLLVGEIRDPDTARIAIRAAMTGHLVFSTLHTNDAPEAISTLRNMGIPSYLIASALTAVVGQRLVRKICSNCKESFTPPKTLLKEIGLPESTKKLYRGKGCEMCYHMGSKGRTGIFEILEVTPEIRKLINLDKSVEEIAKTAKMKTMADRCRLKVKNGIVAPEEFLRTIRV, from the coding sequence ATGTCAACGGAAGAAAAGGTTGCGCGCGCCGGCGAAGAACTCGTCAAGCGCGACGTGATTACGCGGGAGGAATTGGTCGAGGCCCGCGAGCGCGAGGCGGCGACCGGCACGCCGTGGTATCGCCAGCTTTTGCAGATGCGTAAAACCAGTTTCGGCATGCTGGAAGAGATCTTCCTGCGCGAATTTCACCCGAAATCCGTGCGGGAAGAACATAGCCGTCTCGGCGACACGCTTGTGGCGATGAAGATCATTTCACAAGAGCAACTGGCCGAAGCCTTGTCGGAGCAAAATCGCAACGGCCGCCTGTTGGGCAATATCCTGCTGGAAAAGGGCACCGTCACGCGCGAGACAATTACCCGCGCGCTGGCGAAGCAGTCCGGTTTGGAATATGCCGAACTGGCGGCGACGCCGAGCGATCCCGAAGCGCTGGAATGCGTGCCCGAAAACATGGCGCGGCGCAATTCGATGCTTCCGGTGCGTCTGGAGGGCGACAAACTGACCGTGCTGATTCCGCATCCGCAAACACGCGACGCCCTGGCGAGCGTGGGTGTCCTGCTGGGCAAGCGGATCTACCCCATTCTCACCAGTTCGGACGATCTCCGCTCGGAGATCACGAAACGATATCACGAGGCAAAACTGCGCATTGGGCGCTCCCATCAGCCCGCGCCGGCCGCCGGCCAGGAAATCAAACCCAAGGAAACGCTGTCAAAGGAAGCGAAGACCATGGAAACTCAAAAATCGTCCGACAAGGCCCGTTTCGAAGAAATCGCCCGCGAAGCCTCCGGTGTCCCCGTCATCAAACTGGTCACGACGATTATCGAGGGCGCGGTAAATTCCGGGGCGACGGATGTGCATCTTGATCCGCAGGAACCGGAGATGCGCGTGCGATACCGCATTGACGGGGTGTTGCACGACGTGATGAGCATTCCGGCGGACGTTCAAAACGCGGTGGTTTCACGCATCAAGATCATGTCCGACATGGACATTACCGAGACGCGCCATCCGCAGGACGGACACATCAGCATGGAAATCGCCGATTCGGAATACGACATCCGCGTGGCGACGCTCCCCACTTATCTCGGCGAACGTGTCGTGCTCCGCCTGCTCGACCAGAGCGCCGTGTTGGCGGGCATCAAGGATCTGGGGCTCGATTCGGAAGACGAACGCAAATTGACGGCTTTGATCAAGCAGCCCTACGGGATGATCCTGGTCACGGGACCGACCGGCAGCGGCAAGACGACGACCTTGTATGCGGCGCTGAACCAGAAGAACGTCATGACCGACAGCATCGTGACGCTCGAAGATCCCGTGGAGTACCAGTTGTCGGGGATCAACCAAGTGCAGATTGACGCGGACATCGATCTGACCTTCGCGAACACGCTGCGCGCGGCGCTCCGCCAGGACATAGACGTGCTGCTGGTCGGCGAAATCCGCGATCCCGACACCGCCCGCATTGCCATCCGCGCCGCCATGACGGGGCATCTCGTCTTCAGCACGCTGCACACGAACGACGCGCCGGAGGCCATTTCGACCCTGCGAAACATGGGCATTCCCTCGTACCTGATCGCCAGTGCCCTCACGGCGGTCGTCGGGCAGCGCCTTGTGCGGAAGATATGCTCCAATTGCAAGGAATCCTTTACACCGCCCAAGACGTTGCTCAAAGAGATCGGGCTACCGGAAAGCACCAAGAAACTGTACCGCGGAAAAGGATGCGAGATGTGTTATCACATGGGAAGCAAGGGCCGGACCGGCATCTTTGAAATTCTCGAAGTGACGCCTGAAATTCGCAAACTGATCAATCTCGACAAGTCCGTGGAGGAAATCGCCAAAACGGCCAAGATGAAGACGATGGCCGATCGCTGCCGGCTCAAGGTCAAAAACGGCATTGTCGCGCCCGAGGAATTTTTGCGCACGATTCGGGTATAG
- a CDS encoding sugar phosphate isomerase/epimerase family protein, producing the protein MKSLATLSIIMPALLAVFVANAADDAPAWPLACRTASYGKYEAAALSHMSSIGLNYVFIPVPAADQVEATIQKLKDAKLTPLVVRGNTDLSKEACVDELGAQAAICGKMGVKYMFLSAKCNGAEKSVVYERLRRAGDAAQKHGVIISLETHPELCTNGDVQLETMKAINHPNVRINFDTANITFYNKDTTAVAELKKIIDYVATVEIKDHNAEFESWNFPALGTGKVDFPAIFKILKEHQYAGPVTIEFEGVKGVELTEEQTKQAIADSVAYVKSIAAFK; encoded by the coding sequence ATGAAATCATTGGCTACTCTAAGCATAATTATGCCAGCTCTTCTTGCCGTTTTTGTCGCAAACGCCGCGGACGATGCCCCCGCGTGGCCGCTCGCGTGCCGAACGGCAAGTTACGGCAAGTACGAGGCCGCGGCATTGAGCCACATGTCATCCATCGGCCTGAATTACGTGTTCATTCCCGTGCCCGCGGCGGATCAGGTCGAGGCTACGATCCAGAAACTCAAAGACGCCAAACTGACGCCGCTGGTTGTTCGCGGCAACACAGACCTGTCGAAGGAAGCGTGCGTGGATGAACTGGGCGCGCAGGCGGCCATTTGCGGGAAGATGGGCGTCAAGTACATGTTTCTCAGCGCGAAATGCAACGGCGCGGAGAAATCCGTCGTTTACGAGCGCCTGCGCCGTGCGGGCGACGCCGCACAAAAACACGGCGTCATCATCTCGCTCGAAACACATCCGGAACTCTGCACGAACGGCGATGTCCAGCTCGAAACCATGAAGGCGATCAATCACCCGAATGTCCGCATCAACTTCGACACGGCGAACATCACGTTTTACAACAAGGACACAACGGCCGTGGCCGAGTTGAAGAAGATCATTGACTATGTCGCGACGGTTGAAATCAAGGACCACAACGCCGAGTTCGAGTCGTGGAATTTTCCGGCCCTCGGCACCGGCAAGGTGGACTTTCCCGCCATCTTCAAGATTCTCAAGGAGCACCAATACGCCGGCCCCGTAACGATCGAATTCGAGGGCGTCAAGGGCGTCGAATTGACTGAAGAGCAAACAAAACAGGCCATCGCGGATTCGGTGGCGTACGTGAAATCCATCGCCGCGTTCAAATAG
- a CDS encoding sodium/solute symporter (Members of the Solute:Sodium Symporter (SSS), TC 2.A.21 as described in tcdb.org, catalyze solute:Na+ symport. Known solutes for members of the family include sugars, amino acids, nucleosides, inositols, vitamins, urea or anions, depending on the system.), which translates to MTSQGYSHLSGPDYVMLGGYFVIMLGIGLYFYRHMRGMKDYFTGANKIPWWLSGVSFYMTSFSVAAFVFYPSLCYRHGWVGVTLLWVAVPAALFSAGLFAARWRRARIDSPVEYLETRYGPVLRQLFAWQGVPVKIIDDGIKLYATGKFISICAGIPINYSILGAGGVMLLYTFMGGVWAVSVTDFVQFVVLAAGLLIVLPLSISKAGGLSNIFENSPDGFFNLTSPEFGWSYVIPLVLLYSLAWSSINWSLIQRYYCVPNEKDARKVGGLVVALYIIGPPMMFFPAIAARQFIPTLADAGDIYPTLCAQLLPAGMLGLALAAMFSATMSTLSGDYNVCASVLTNDVYRRLIRPRAAERELVTVGRAMTLIIGVIGLGAAFLMARGKAEDLFRIMVTLFGIATAPVAIPMLLGLLSRKMTNTGAVLGFLAGIGVGLGLFFLSRINREVAFMGLAWHPKASELVIGGFAIKMEIVMFLGTALVTFTVMAAASLLKPMASADRGRVEAFMKRLEAPIGALEEDKAAMAHAGSIMSPFRVVGFCIVAIGLLMLGVLPWVKDPMAFWLDAVLGFALMAAGFVGIGRGYWKTLPKG; encoded by the coding sequence ATGACTTCACAAGGATATAGTCACCTGAGCGGCCCTGATTACGTCATGCTGGGCGGATATTTTGTCATCATGCTCGGCATCGGCCTGTACTTCTACCGGCACATGCGCGGCATGAAGGATTACTTCACGGGCGCGAACAAGATCCCGTGGTGGCTGAGCGGCGTGTCGTTCTACATGACGAGTTTCAGCGTGGCCGCATTCGTGTTCTATCCATCGCTGTGTTACCGGCACGGCTGGGTCGGCGTGACGTTGCTGTGGGTGGCCGTACCCGCCGCGTTGTTCAGCGCGGGCCTGTTTGCGGCACGTTGGCGGCGCGCACGGATTGACAGCCCTGTCGAATACCTCGAAACACGCTACGGGCCCGTGTTGCGGCAACTGTTCGCGTGGCAGGGCGTACCGGTCAAGATCATTGACGACGGGATCAAACTGTACGCCACAGGCAAGTTCATTTCGATTTGCGCGGGCATACCGATCAATTACAGCATTCTCGGCGCGGGCGGCGTCATGCTCCTCTACACGTTCATGGGAGGCGTCTGGGCGGTATCGGTCACGGACTTCGTGCAATTCGTCGTACTGGCGGCAGGCCTGCTGATTGTGTTGCCGTTATCCATTTCAAAAGCGGGCGGCCTCTCGAACATTTTCGAAAATTCGCCCGACGGCTTTTTCAACCTGACCTCGCCGGAATTCGGCTGGTCGTATGTGATTCCGCTCGTGTTGCTGTACAGCCTTGCATGGAGCAGCATCAACTGGTCGCTCATCCAGCGCTATTACTGCGTCCCGAACGAAAAGGACGCGCGGAAAGTCGGCGGACTGGTTGTGGCGTTGTACATCATCGGACCGCCGATGATGTTCTTCCCCGCCATCGCCGCGCGACAGTTCATCCCCACGCTCGCGGACGCCGGTGACATCTATCCGACACTGTGCGCGCAACTGCTGCCCGCGGGCATGCTCGGCCTCGCCCTCGCTGCGATGTTCTCGGCGACCATGTCAACATTGAGCGGCGACTACAATGTGTGCGCCAGCGTGCTCACCAACGATGTGTACCGCCGCCTGATTCGGCCCCGCGCCGCGGAACGCGAACTGGTGACCGTCGGGCGCGCAATGACGCTGATCATCGGCGTCATCGGACTCGGCGCGGCCTTCCTGATGGCCCGGGGAAAAGCCGAGGACTTGTTCCGCATCATGGTAACGCTGTTTGGCATCGCGACGGCCCCCGTCGCCATTCCGATGCTACTCGGTCTTCTTTCGCGCAAGATGACCAACACGGGTGCGGTGCTCGGATTTCTCGCGGGAATCGGCGTGGGACTTGGCCTTTTCTTCCTCTCGCGCATCAACCGTGAAGTCGCGTTCATGGGCTTGGCCTGGCATCCTAAGGCGTCTGAACTGGTCATCGGCGGCTTCGCGATCAAAATGGAGATTGTCATGTTCCTGGGCACGGCGCTGGTTACCTTCACCGTCATGGCTGCCGCCAGCCTGCTGAAACCGATGGCCTCCGCCGATCGCGGGCGCGTCGAAGCGTTCATGAAACGCCTCGAGGCGCCCATCGGCGCCCTTGAAGAGGACAAAGCCGCAATGGCACATGCGGGGAGCATCATGTCGCCCTTCCGGGTCGTGGGATTTTGCATCGTCGCCATCGGCCTGTTGATGCTGGGCGTGCTGCCGTGGGTCAAAGATCCCATGGCCTTTTGGCTTGACGCCGTGCTCGGTTTCGCGCTCATGGCCGCGGGATTCGTTGGAATTGGACGCGGTTATTGGAAAACCCTGCCGAAAGGGTAA
- a CDS encoding MATE family efflux transporter, whose translation MTYLPPTESRWAGAREVMGMSGPIILGSLSYTLMQFVDQVIVSRLGLNELAAMGSAGVWSYVLGCLLFGIVGCVSTFVSQCYGRGDKENCARYTWQGIYLSLLAAAMAVALWPLSGPLFRAMHHSPEVTELELTFFRIRLFGYLPMAWATALASFFQGIGRPGVPMYAAIAANVVNLVLNYGLVFGRFGLPRLEIAGSATATVLAMTFQAVLLQALFMSGRVHAPYGSRRVWRFDIVRARELCRIGFFAGLTIFMDVANWAIFTSFIVGHFGAVSLAAHNAAIAFMHLCFMPALGINQGIAAIVGMYVGRGQHDTAASRTYTAMRIAGVYMFLLGLVFAFFGKGLVAFFFTQDPGVVVLGHKLLILAAIFQAFDAINIVALGALRGAGDTRHVFYLTLAFAYGFFLPLSLILAFPAGWGAVGAWIGATAYIIGLSGLLFRRFRSGRWREMDIFSSRG comes from the coding sequence ATGACCTATTTGCCGCCGACAGAATCCCGTTGGGCGGGCGCGCGCGAAGTGATGGGAATGTCCGGTCCGATCATCCTCGGATCGCTTTCGTACACGCTCATGCAGTTTGTGGATCAGGTCATCGTGTCTCGGCTTGGCCTAAACGAATTGGCCGCGATGGGTTCTGCGGGCGTGTGGTCGTATGTGCTCGGATGCCTGCTGTTCGGAATCGTCGGATGTGTCAGCACTTTCGTGTCGCAATGCTATGGGCGCGGCGACAAGGAAAATTGCGCCCGCTACACCTGGCAAGGCATCTATTTGTCATTGCTGGCGGCCGCCATGGCCGTGGCGCTGTGGCCGCTGTCCGGGCCGCTTTTCCGCGCGATGCACCACAGCCCCGAAGTCACGGAACTGGAGTTGACGTTTTTCCGCATCCGGTTGTTCGGCTACCTTCCGATGGCGTGGGCGACGGCGCTGGCGTCATTCTTCCAAGGCATCGGCCGCCCCGGCGTGCCGATGTACGCGGCCATTGCCGCCAATGTCGTGAATCTCGTGCTGAACTACGGCCTGGTATTCGGCCGTTTCGGGCTGCCCCGGCTCGAAATCGCCGGATCGGCCACGGCCACCGTGCTTGCCATGACCTTCCAGGCCGTCCTGTTGCAAGCCTTGTTCATGAGCGGGCGCGTCCATGCACCATACGGCAGCCGCCGCGTTTGGCGATTCGATATTGTCCGCGCGCGCGAGTTGTGCCGCATCGGATTCTTCGCCGGCCTGACGATTTTCATGGATGTCGCCAACTGGGCCATCTTCACGAGTTTCATCGTCGGCCATTTCGGCGCCGTGTCGCTCGCGGCCCACAACGCGGCCATCGCGTTCATGCACCTCTGCTTCATGCCGGCCCTCGGCATCAACCAAGGCATCGCGGCCATCGTGGGCATGTACGTCGGACGCGGACAGCACGACACCGCCGCATCGCGCACCTACACCGCCATGCGGATCGCCGGCGTGTACATGTTTCTTCTGGGACTGGTATTCGCCTTCTTCGGAAAGGGCCTCGTCGCCTTTTTCTTCACGCAGGATCCCGGCGTCGTCGTTCTCGGCCACAAACTGCTGATCCTCGCCGCGATTTTTCAGGCCTTCGACGCCATCAATATCGTGGCGCTCGGCGCGTTGCGCGGCGCAGGCGACACGCGCCATGTCTTCTATCTGACTCTTGCCTTCGCCTACGGATTCTTTCTGCCGCTGTCGCTGATCCTGGCGTTTCCGGCGGGATGGGGCGCGGTCGGCGCGTGGATCGGCGCAACGGCCTACATCATCGGCCTGAGCGGTCTTTTGTTCCGCCGTTTTCGGAGCGGCCGCTGGCGCGAAATGGACATCTTTTCCTCACGCGGATGA
- a CDS encoding peptide chain release factor-like protein, whose amino-acid sequence MRHRGGLSGMVRFGVTPRKEAELRERMDACGLREEDLDESFMSSGGPGGQKVNRSATCVRLVHRPTGIEVKMQQARSQSLNRFYARRRLCELVEAVRLGSASPASKEQARIRKQKQRRRRRARQANGMDSSA is encoded by the coding sequence ATGAGGCATCGCGGAGGCTTGTCGGGCATGGTTCGGTTTGGCGTGACGCCACGGAAGGAAGCGGAATTGCGGGAACGCATGGACGCCTGCGGGCTTCGCGAGGAAGATCTCGACGAATCGTTCATGTCGTCCGGCGGCCCGGGCGGCCAGAAAGTCAACCGGAGCGCCACATGCGTCCGGCTTGTTCATCGTCCGACCGGCATCGAAGTGAAAATGCAGCAGGCGCGCTCGCAGTCGCTCAACCGCTTTTATGCACGCCGCCGCCTTTGTGAACTCGTCGAGGCCGTCCGGCTCGGTTCCGCCAGCCCCGCATCGAAAGAACAAGCGCGCATCCGCAAGCAGAAACAACGGCGCCGGCGGCGGGCAAGACAAGCGAACGGCATGGATTCATCCGCGTGA
- a CDS encoding PfkB family carbohydrate kinase, whose product MSLTVVGSIALDTVDTPWGRNEEGLGGAATYFSLAASHYTRVHLVGVVGEDFPDEHVALLQGKGIDLAGLERASGKTFRWTGRYHHDVNHRDTLDTQLNVFAGFHPKLPETARNAEFLFLGNIHPALQLEVLEQAKAAFVALDTMNLWIHTTRDDLGKVLARVDCLIINDSEVRDLTGEHNVVLGAEAVRALGPRIVVIKKGEHGCLLFHDDGIFAAPAFPLRDVIDPTGAGDTFAGGFMGHIAQIGNTDPQTLRQAVVHGSVVASYACEAFGPGRLAEMTPSDIAERFNAFRRLVAF is encoded by the coding sequence ATGAGTCTGACCGTTGTGGGTTCGATTGCGCTGGATACCGTGGATACGCCGTGGGGCCGAAACGAGGAAGGCTTGGGCGGCGCAGCCACGTATTTTTCGCTCGCGGCGTCACACTATACCCGCGTGCATCTGGTCGGGGTGGTCGGAGAAGATTTTCCAGACGAGCATGTCGCATTGCTCCAGGGGAAGGGCATCGATCTGGCCGGTCTCGAAAGGGCGTCCGGCAAGACGTTTCGCTGGACCGGCCGCTATCACCACGATGTGAATCATCGCGATACACTCGACACGCAACTCAACGTCTTTGCCGGATTTCATCCGAAACTTCCGGAAACGGCGCGCAACGCCGAATTTCTGTTCCTCGGCAACATTCACCCCGCCCTGCAACTCGAAGTGCTCGAACAGGCGAAAGCCGCCTTCGTCGCCCTCGACACCATGAACCTGTGGATTCACACGACGCGCGACGATCTCGGAAAGGTTCTCGCCCGCGTGGACTGTCTGATTATCAACGATTCCGAGGTCAGGGATCTGACCGGTGAACACAACGTCGTTTTGGGCGCGGAGGCCGTCCGCGCGCTCGGCCCGCGGATCGTCGTCATCAAGAAGGGCGAGCACGGATGCCTGCTTTTCCACGACGATGGAATCTTCGCGGCGCCCGCGTTCCCGCTGCGCGATGTGATCGATCCGACCGGCGCGGGCGACACGTTTGCCGGCGGATTCATGGGCCATATCGCGCAAATCGGCAATACGGACCCGCAAACGCTGCGGCAGGCGGTTGTCCACGGCAGCGTGGTCGCATCGTATGCCTGCGAGGCGTTCGGCCCCGGCCGTCTGGCCGAAATGACCCCCTCCGACATCGCCGAACGCTTCAACGCGTTCAGGCGCCTCGTCGCTTTCTAA
- a CDS encoding thioesterase family protein, translated as MYTVVRTITLRDADAAGVLFFARYLSLAHDAYEEMMASRGIRFGDMLHAGTYILPVIRTGCEYRVPLKIGDAVEIRVAIAEIRRRSYTVAYEMIAPDGRLAAKCHTTHVAVDKTSRKSIPLPDELAAALRAEAHGAKPATTRDGRHG; from the coding sequence ATGCGGCGGGCGTCCTGTTTTTTGCGCGCTACCTGTCGCTCGCGCACGACGCCTACGAGGAAATGATGGCGTCGCGCGGCATCCGTTTCGGCGACATGCTGCACGCGGGCACGTATATCCTGCCGGTCATCCGGACCGGCTGCGAATATCGCGTTCCGCTGAAAATCGGTGATGCCGTTGAAATCCGCGTGGCGATTGCCGAAATTCGCCGCCGATCGTACACCGTGGCGTATGAAATGATTGCGCCGGACGGGCGTCTGGCCGCCAAGTGCCACACCACCCATGTCGCCGTGGACAAGACGTCCCGTAAGTCCATTCCGCTGCCGGATGAACTGGCCGCCGCGCTCCGCGCGGAAGCTCATGGCGCAAAGCCCGCAACAACGAGGGACGGACGGCATGGATGA
- a CDS encoding aminotransferase class I/II-fold pyridoxal phosphate-dependent enzyme — protein MKSVESTRRTFLKTTGTMAAGLAFAGNVSAQGSTEKLAIQGGPKAVTVPDSDAARWPRYGEAEEQAVLELVRRPTYDPIAGLEEDWKSHFGVPFAKAHFNGTSALASMFFALNLPPGSEIMVPSYTFFATIVPMRLFGLVPVFVDINPQTLNLDLNDAKKRLTKDTKAILPVHWIGLPADMDEINDWAHEKGLIVLEDSAHAHGAKLKGKYTGSWSRMAIYSFQATKPLPSIEGGLGVYQNREDFERATAFGNYDMPGIPADSPYMKYKGSGLGLKFRMHPFAAALARCQLKGLEERNEAGAKQVRQLNDALLQLPGLSEQTSGRKDVQRLYYSWNMLFIDEAKAGMTREAAVKALAAEGVRASALSYTLQHKLAIYAEDEWWHHKPVIPELPGSEKANATALALPYFTTEVPELVEQYVKAFEKVWAHRKELA, from the coding sequence ATGAAAAGTGTCGAATCAACGCGCAGAACTTTTTTGAAGACAACAGGGACAATGGCGGCGGGACTCGCCTTCGCGGGAAACGTATCCGCCCAAGGTTCCACCGAGAAACTGGCCATCCAAGGCGGGCCTAAAGCGGTGACCGTACCGGATTCGGACGCCGCCCGCTGGCCGCGATACGGCGAAGCGGAAGAACAGGCGGTCCTTGAACTCGTGCGGCGGCCGACCTACGATCCGATTGCGGGGCTTGAGGAAGATTGGAAAAGCCATTTCGGCGTGCCGTTCGCCAAGGCGCATTTCAACGGAACCAGTGCGCTGGCCTCGATGTTCTTTGCGCTGAACCTGCCGCCCGGCAGCGAGATCATGGTTCCGAGTTATACCTTTTTTGCGACCATCGTTCCGATGCGGCTGTTCGGGCTGGTTCCGGTATTCGTGGATATCAACCCGCAGACACTCAACCTCGACCTGAACGATGCCAAGAAACGGTTGACGAAGGACACGAAGGCCATCCTGCCGGTCCATTGGATCGGCCTTCCGGCGGATATGGACGAGATCAACGACTGGGCCCATGAAAAGGGATTGATCGTTCTCGAAGACAGCGCGCATGCACACGGCGCGAAACTCAAGGGCAAGTACACGGGATCGTGGAGCCGGATGGCCATCTACAGTTTTCAGGCCACAAAACCCTTGCCGTCCATCGAAGGCGGATTGGGCGTCTACCAGAACCGCGAGGATTTCGAGCGGGCCACTGCGTTCGGCAATTACGACATGCCGGGCATCCCCGCCGACAGCCCGTACATGAAATACAAAGGTTCGGGGCTCGGATTGAAATTCCGCATGCACCCCTTCGCGGCGGCGCTCGCGCGATGCCAACTCAAGGGTCTCGAAGAACGCAACGAGGCCGGAGCGAAGCAGGTGCGCCAACTCAACGACGCCCTCCTGCAACTCCCCGGATTGTCCGAGCAAACCAGCGGACGCAAGGACGTACAGCGGCTCTACTATTCGTGGAACATGCTGTTCATTGATGAGGCGAAGGCGGGCATGACGCGCGAGGCGGCCGTCAAGGCGCTTGCCGCCGAGGGCGTGCGCGCCAGCGCGCTGAGTTACACGCTCCAGCACAAACTGGCGATCTATGCCGAGGATGAATGGTGGCATCACAAGCCGGTGATTCCGGAATTGCCCGGATCGGAAAAGGCCAACGCGACCGCGCTGGCGCTGCCGTATTTCACGACCGAAGTCCCTGAACTCGTCGAACAGTATGTGAAGGCGTTTGAAAAGGTCTGGGCGCACCGGAAGGAGCTCGCGTGA
- a CDS encoding sigma-54 dependent transcriptional regulator gives MHTILAIDDEAGVRQSYRVMLSDQYRVLLAENGREGLSLLEQRHADLILLDLTMPQMSGIAFLEELARRGEDIPVIVVTGTGSVDSAVAAMKLGAREYVIKPFNVTEVLLAVERLLAERHQELELAALREAGAAGHVLIGEAPAFLQAVERARQAMEVDSTVLITGESGTGKDVVARAIHYGSKRASKTFVPISCCAIPPNLVESELFGHEKGAFTGATEKRQGKMRAADGGTLFLDEIGEMPLEAQGKLLRVLQDGCFYPVGSSKSIEVDVRFVCATNRVLPEAIAQGLFRQDLYYRINVIPIEMPPLRRRREDIPRLAAHFLAKHAPRIDAKAVEFAPDAMAALQAYSWPGNVRELENTVERILVCNRARKTIGRDCLEGMLAGAPVTPAADVADFDGLPLDEAVARLERRLIGRALERANGVQSRAAELLGTTRRILKYKMDQLGMAAETDTEG, from the coding sequence ATGCATACCATCCTGGCCATTGACGACGAGGCGGGTGTCCGGCAGTCTTATCGCGTAATGTTGTCGGATCAGTACCGCGTTTTGCTGGCTGAAAATGGGCGGGAGGGGTTGTCGCTTTTGGAGCAACGCCACGCGGATCTGATCCTGCTTGATCTGACCATGCCGCAGATGAGCGGCATCGCGTTTCTCGAGGAACTCGCACGCCGCGGCGAGGATATTCCGGTTATCGTGGTGACCGGGACGGGCAGCGTGGATTCCGCCGTGGCGGCCATGAAACTTGGCGCGCGCGAATATGTCATCAAGCCGTTCAATGTCACGGAAGTCCTGCTTGCCGTCGAACGCCTGCTGGCCGAACGACACCAGGAACTCGAACTGGCCGCGTTGCGCGAGGCCGGCGCGGCAGGCCATGTGCTGATCGGGGAAGCTCCGGCTTTCCTTCAGGCGGTCGAACGCGCCCGCCAGGCCATGGAGGTGGATTCCACCGTCCTGATTACCGGCGAAAGCGGAACCGGCAAGGATGTCGTCGCCCGCGCGATCCATTACGGGAGCAAACGAGCCTCGAAGACCTTTGTGCCGATTTCCTGCTGTGCAATCCCGCCGAATCTCGTTGAAAGCGAATTGTTCGGCCACGAAAAAGGCGCGTTTACCGGCGCCACCGAAAAGCGGCAGGGCAAAATGCGCGCCGCGGACGGCGGCACCCTTTTTCTCGACGAAATCGGGGAAATGCCCCTGGAAGCGCAGGGAAAATTGTTGCGCGTGCTGCAGGACGGCTGCTTTTATCCCGTCGGCAGTTCGAAATCCATCGAAGTGGACGTACGCTTTGTCTGCGCGACCAACCGCGTGTTGCCCGAGGCTATCGCGCAGGGGCTTTTCCGCCAAGATCTCTACTATCGCATCAATGTCATTCCCATCGAAATGCCGCCGCTGCGTCGCCGCCGCGAAGACATTCCAAGACTGGCCGCGCATTTCCTCGCCAAGCATGCGCCGCGCATTGACGCAAAGGCCGTCGAATTCGCGCCGGACGCCATGGCCGCGCTCCAGGCCTATTCGTGGCCGGGGAATGTGCGCGAACTCGAAAACACCGTGGAGCGGATACTGGTCTGCAACCGTGCACGCAAAACGATCGGGCGCGATTGTTTGGAAGGCATGCTGGCGGGCGCGCCCGTCACACCGGCCGCCGACGTGGCCGATTTCGATGGTCTCCCGCTGGACGAGGCCGTCGCCCGGCTTGAGCGCCGCCTAATCGGGCGCGCCCTCGAACGCGCCAACGGCGTGCAATCCCGCGCCGCCGAACTGCTCGGCACGACGCGAAGAATATTGAAATACAAAATGGATCAACTTGGCATGGCCGCGGAAACGGACACCGAAGGCTGA